One region of Schistocerca gregaria isolate iqSchGreg1 chromosome 7, iqSchGreg1.2, whole genome shotgun sequence genomic DNA includes:
- the LOC126282307 gene encoding uncharacterized protein LOC126282307: protein MLKSITEVFDTFIQFKARVENETGRKIKILRTDNGKEVANRRMNIPNSNSIDDNRIDSRQLAPAPNINEEATGLTQPAEVDRNAVYLELAQSDTEKTINSNIHSHIGTTEIEGFCDADYASDLRQRVSTTGYIFKLAGAAVSWTSKRQQTVALSTTEAEYMALSAAAQEAVYLQGLLFVNCVLRIVKNYVKPVSTDKQQADFLTKALPKGKHQWCCQAVGLSEFTN from the exons ATGCTAAAATCAATAACAGAAGTCTTTGACACATTCATCCAATTCAAAGCACGAGTAGAAAATGAAACTGgtcgaaaaatcaaaatacttcgaACAGACAATGGAAAAGAGGTCGCCAATCGGCGCATGAA TATTCCAAATAGTAACTCAATTGACGATAATCGTATAGACAGTCGTCAACTAGCGCCAGCACCTAACATCAATGAAGAGGCAACTGGACTGACACAACCTGCTGAAGTTGACAGAAATGCAGTTTATCTTGAATTAGCACAAAGTGAcacagagaaaacaataaatagcaacatacacagccacat TGGTACAACTGAAATTGAAGGTTTCTGTGACGCTGATTACGCATCAGACCTCCGTCAGCGGGTATCAACGACCGGTTATATCTTCAAGTTAGCTGGGGCAGCAGTTTCCTGGACTTCAAAACGACAACAAACCGTCGCTCTATCAACTACAGAAGCTGAGTACATGGCTCTATCAGCAGCAGCGCAAGAAGCGGTATACCTTCAAGGATTGCTCTTCGTGAATTGTGTCTTACGCATAGTGAAAAACTA TGTGAAACCTGTAAGTACCGATAAGCAGCAAGCGGATTTTTTGACAAAGGCACTGCCTAAAGGTAAACATCAGTGGTGCTGTCAAGCTGTGGGACTTTCAGAGtttacgaactga